actaaagtagacttCTGCAAGAGGACCTTGCCCCTATCTCTACACACAGAGTGGGTGTAGAGTTATGATGTTGAGATTTTTGGTGGTCAGAGCACTGTTTAGGTGTCTCTCTGCCACATGCACTGCACAATAACAAGCTTGCTGCTTTCAAGTTTGCCCTTTctggaaaaatatttttaattaataaaaGCTAACTGGATCTCGATGTTGGTCTTGTTCACCCTGGGTGTGCGGTGTGAGTGCGTGCGTTTATTTTATGTCTGCGGGTGGGTCGTGCTGGAGTGATCATATAGGCCTGACTACCAAAGGACATCTGATTTACTCCGCTattcagcacagtggcgcagcgggtagagccgctgcctcgcggcgccagagacccgggttcgatcccgacttcgggtgctgtctgtacggagtttgcacgtactcccccgtgaccgcatgggtttcctccgggtgctccggtttactcccacaccccaaaggcatgcgtgtttgtaggtttttaagaaggaactgcagatgctggaaaatcgaaggtacacaaaaatgctggggaaactcagcgggtgcagcagcatcgatggagtgaaggaaatgggcaacatttcgggccgaaacccttcttcagatgggtttgtaggttaattggccctctgtaaattgccccccagtgtggagggagtggagagaaagtgggatcacacagatcgatggtcggcgtggactcggtgggccgaatggcctgtttccgtgatagaCCAATCTTTTCTTTGTGGAGTTCAGCCTGAAGGCTTCCTAAAGTCCGATAGCCAAATCCTCATCAATCACAGATGATTTGCTTGAAAGGATAAATGAATAGGGTGGTgaaaaggaatggtgacatttcgggtctgacttttagtctgaagaagggtctcgacctttcgTCCAAACATCTGCCGATCAAAAAAaaaactcacctgtatccatgtaTCAATCGAATCTGACCTGctgaggggtctcaacccgaaacatcacctattccttcactccatagatgctgccttacccgctgagtttctccagcatttttgtccaccttcaatttttccagcatctgcagttccttcttaaacactgagttactccagcactttgtgtctttccggtttaaaccagcatctgcagttccttgtgacacaAAACTTTAATGGCTTTTGCCGGATATCTACTcgaaaagtaactcagcgggccaagcggcatctctggagagaataggtggcgtttcgggtcgagacctttcttcagactgagttacggGAAAGGGGAAGCAGAGATCTAGATGGCAGATAGTTAATTTTACAGACACATGGCTTGGCAaccggaccttcagcccaccgagtccactccgaccagcgatcacccttacacaGTTTGCTCGCAAACAGCGCTGAAACACTGTGCATAGTACTAGACAACATAGGATAGgaacatgaaggtagacaaaagtgctggagaaactcagcgggtgcagcagcatctatggagcgaaggaaataggcaacttttcaggcttAAACCttcggcccttcagcctgcaataTCTGGAGCCTCATttctcagacacaaaatgctggagtaacttagacagGAGATGTTTTGCGTCGAGACATCTTCAGAccatcgtccattccttctctccagagatgctgcctgtcccgctgagttactccagcattttgtgcctatcttcggtgtaaaccagcatctgcagtcccttgcaaCACGTCTCTTGTTTCTCTGCAGAGCACCcattgggagggggagagggagggggatagatgggggggagaagaggtgggACATTGGGGATAGAGCATTCCCACACCAGCCTCTGCCAGCAGAGGGAGCTGTATCCCAGGATAAGGGGATGGAGCTGAACATAGGAGTATATAACTGGGGTggcaggtggtgcagcgggtagagctgctgccttacagcgccagagaccccggttcaatcctgaccacgggtgctgtctgtacggagtttgcacgttctcccagtgaccagcgtgggttttccccgggtgctccggtttcctcccacactccaaacgtgtgcaggtttgtaggttaattgactttgattttaaaaaaattgtaaattgtccctagtgtgtgtgtgtaggatagtgttagtgtgtgaagtgattgctggtcaacagggactcggtgggtcgaagggcctgtatctctaaaatgtaaAATCTTCTACCGTTGTtttcatgtagaaacatagaaacatagaaattaggtgcaggagtaggccattcggcccttcgagcctgcaccgccattcaatatgatcatggctgatcatccaactcagtatcccgtacctgccttctctccataccccctgatccccttagccacaagggccacatctaactccctcttaaatatagccaatgaatgcctcaactaccctctgtggcagagaattccacagattcaccactctctgtgtgaaaaaaagttcttctcatctcggtttttaaaggatttcccccttcatccttaaactgtgaccccttgtcctggacttccccaacatcgggaacaatcttcctgcatctagcctgtctaaccccttaagaattttgtaagtttctataagatcccctctcaatcttctaaattctagagagcataaaccaatgtagatagacacaaaaacgtggagtaactcagcgggacaggcagcatctctgggcgctgtaaggcagcaactctaccgatgtgccactcTATAACTACAACCAATTACCGCAAGATTTGACCTGCAAGACAATGATGTGAAACAACTCTTAATGATGCTACAGAGCAAGGTATTTGGAACTATTTATTCGCATTGATTCTGTTTTAAAGAGTTGGATATTAATTGCATCAGTAAGATATTGGTGAGTTTTAATTATCGGGAATTACAGAGTTCTATTCATTCTGCTGTAGAAGGTACTTTGACTATAGGCAAACAGCAGGGGGAAATGACATTCTACGGGTAATGGATACAGCGATTAATATTGTACATTTCCATTTGACAACTCACATacacacagaacatggaacagcacagctcaagaaaggcccttcggcccaaaatgtctgtgccgcCCAGCATCTCAAGATCAACCCTTgtctttaaaaaagacacaagatgcttgagtaactcagtgggtcgggcagaatCTGAGGAGAACATGGTTTTGGGTCAgggatcttcttcagactgggtgtggGAGATGGTGAAatttggaagaggggaggggcaggattAAGGTCATTCCTTCAAATTACTTTTCTCCGTTCCACCCCCATCCAAATACaattggtaaaggaaacaggaggcaggttggcgcagcggtagagacgcagttagaaacaaaaaaaataagtgcaggagtaggccattcagcccttcgagcctgcaccgccattcattgtgatcatccacaatcagtaacccgtgcctgccttctccccatgtctcttgattccgctagcccctagagctagaTACTgcttgacgtgctgagttactccagcactctgtctttttttgtaaaccagcatctgcagttccttgtatccatcacttatccacctgcacataatccacaccaTATGGAAGGAACGTTCTGATGGGCGGAGGctagcacagactagaagggctgcATGGCCGGCTGTTGGCCCAATGTAGCTCAGTCATTCTTTGCtttctgtttaatttagtttaaagatacacagcgtggaaacaggcccttcagcccaccgagtccacactgaccaacgatccccgcacactaacactatcctataatcAATTGACATTTATTACAAGCCAACTAACCCAagaacctgtatgcctttggattgttagaggaaaccggagatccgaatagtgaaaggcttggatcgagtggatatggagaggatatttccactagtgggagagtctacaactagaggtcacagccacagaattaaaggatgttcctttaggaatttctttagtcagggtgcggtgaatctgcggaattcgttGCCCCACCCGTGATAATCGTGCACGTGAGATAAACGCCCCAGCGTTCCTGGTCCCGTCGCcaactctcccacccccctcccccctcgttaGCGGAGGTCACAGGTCGCCCACGGTCTCCCTGCGTCTGACCAGCATCTCGTATGGTTGGGGCTCCACCATGATTTTGTATAGGCCTTCCAGGTTGGGAGGGGTGGTTGCGTGGGGCCAGTGAAACTCCAAGTGCTGCAGGAGcgaggtgaacaagaggaagagctCCATTTTGGCCAAACGTTCCCCAAGGCAAGCGCGGATACCTGTTGGAGGCAGAGGAAGGTTGGCGTAACATGGCCCAGAAATACGCTAGCTGCTGCGCTCTGCCTCGCTAATCTTGTTCGTGGCACTACACAAAGTCCCAGATTAGCCGGTGGCCATTCGCCCCTTCTTGATTCTGCTAACCCAAACTGGAACTACTTGGACCCTCATTttgggctttagtttagtttagagatacagcgcggaaacaggcccgcgccgaccagcgatccccgcacattaacactaccctacacacacacgagggacaattttacacctataccaagccaatgagcctacaaacctgcgcgtctttggagtgtgtgaggaaactgaaaatctccaagaaaactcacggggagaacgtacatcccttccatcgaggggatctatcgcagtcgctgcctcaaaaaggctggcagcatcatcaaagacccacaccatcctggccacacactcatctccctgctaccttcaggtagaaggtacaggagcctgaagactgcaacaaccaggttcaggaatagctacttccccacagccatcaggctattaaacctggctcggacaaaactgattattaataacccattttctgttatttgcactttatcagtttatttattcatgtgtgtatatatgaatgCGCTATCTTGGAgcgatggaatatgaggtgctgttcctccaatttccggtgtctgcatggaggagacccaggacagagatggaggagatacaggaatggagggggagttgGAACACACCTGATATTGCGGTTCGGAGGTGTAGcgaaaatgcctactatgttctgttgtgctgaaacaaagcaagaatttcattgtcctatcggggacacatgacaataaactcacttgaacttgaaactccgtacagacagcacccgtggtcaggattgaacccgggtctcttgcgctgtgaggccacCAACACTCACCAGCTACTCACCCATTGAGAACGGAATGAATGCGTCTGGCTTGAAGAATTCCCCGCTATCGTTCAAAAAATTCTCCGGGTTGAACTGGTGTGGATGCTTCCATTGGCCCTCGTCAGTCAAGGCTGAGTATAGGTTTATCAAAACCAGGGTGTCCTACAGCAACAGAACATCGAGGTTAAGgaacggagatagacacaaagtgctggagtaactcaccgggtcagagagcatctctggagaacagggacaggtgatctttcaggttggaaccctttcttcaggctgaaagatgTCGAAGGCCAGAATGAAACagggtcggcaacagatgacctcaggaagggtgaagtctgaagaagggtcccgacccgaaacgtcacccatccatgtcctccagagatgctgcctgacccactgagttactccagcactctgtgtctattttctCTGTCTTTCTCCGTTCAACTACCGATCGTTGACAGTGAAAGGAGGAGAATTTCTTCTAAGCAGGCACACCTTTAGAAATCTTCACATCAGACCAGTGAAATGgcagaacaaggaactgcagactgacacaaaaagctagagtaactcagcaggacaggcagagagaaggaatgggtgacgtttagagtcgagacccttcttcagactgcagatgctggtttacaaaaaacacacaaggtactggcgtaactcagcgggtcagagagcatctgcctgtcccaccgagttactccagacaaTTGACCTAGTGAAAATAGGCACaacatgcgggagtaactcagcgggtcagggagcatctctggagaacaggggcaGGTGATCTTTTAGGTTGGAGCCCTTTCTTTAGGCTGAAagatggagaaggtcagaatgAAACGGggttggcaacagatgacctcaggaagggtggagtcagaagggtcccgacccgaaatgtcatccatccatgtcctccagaggtgctgcctgacccgctgagttactccagcactttgtgtcagaagaagggtcccaagctgaaacatctctggaggacacggatggGTGATATGTCCTTTTTGTTCCAAATAGTCACCTTTTTGATTGTGTGCCCCATAAATGTGGTGTCTTGCGTCATGGCCCGGGCAACTGACACGGGAAGTATGTTTGCGTATCGCTGGACCTCGTGGATAACTGCGCTGACGTACGGCATGTCGGAACCGTCCTCCATAGACGGGCGGCGCGAACGGCCGATCACTTCATCGATCTCCTTCTGACACTTCACTGCGAAAAGCGGAGAGGAGGAACAAGGGGGCGTTGAGTCACACAGCAAAAATGTCTGACTGTCTCCGTATGATTCGTTGCCACGTTCTCCGATGATGCACTCTACACCGTGAACTTCATCTactttgatgtctccttttcacaccttgcacttccttatctctatgcccccccccccccccccccccccccctgaccagaCCTGGTTGAAGTTTTGCCTTTACCTTGTATGTCAGGATAAGCCATCATGTAGAGGAGCCCCCAATacagtgtggtggtggtggtctcAGTCCCACCCAAGAAGAGGTCGTGAATATCGTACAGCAGGTTTCCCTCTGTCAGCATCGAGTCGGGGGATCCATCCCGCTCCTGAGAGAGAGAAAACGTTGTCCTGTTTTGCAAATGGTTGTGAATGCGGTCAGACtttaaagaataaggggcaagccatttagaacggagacgaggaaacactttttctcacagagtgatcGATCTCCTTCGCCAAGTtctgcatggactagaagggtcgagatggcctgtttccgtgctgtaattgttatatggttagagttgtgagtctgtggaattctctgcctgaggaaggacattcttgctattgagggagcccagcgtaggtttacaaggttaattcccgggatggcgggactgtcatatgctgagagaatggagcggctgggcttgtacactctggagtttagaaggatgagaggatatcgcattgaaacatataagattaagggtttggacacactagaggcaggaaacatgttcccgatgtagtgGAGTcacgaaccaggggccacagtttaagaataaggagtaagccatttagaacggagactaggaaacactttttctcacagagagtggtgagtctgtggaattctctgcctcagagggcggtggaggctggttctctggatgctttcaagagagagctagatagggctcttaaaaatagcggtgtcaggggatatggggagaaggcaggaacggggtactgattggggatgatcagccattgaatggcggtgctggcttgaagggcagaagggcctggctCCATACTCCAAGAGGGTTTCTCGAGGCCTGGGTGTGGAGCTGCAAAGTGTCAAAGTATCAAGCTGCTAAAGTAACGTGAAGAGCACCAATTTCCAGCGATACAAACTGTGTTCCTTCACCTTTTCCATCTCCAGGAGATAGGCGTCAATGAAGTCCCGAATGGTTTCACCGCTCAAAGTCTCTCGATGCTGCTCAATGAAGCCCCGAAGGATGGTCAAAATGGCGGCCTGGTTTTCAAAGATCCTCCGCTGCGGCCCAGGGAGATAGAGGATGATGGGAAATACAGAGCAGATCTAGCAGGAAGCAAAGACACAGTCTTAATTCCAatgttattctctggagcgcagaaggttaagggggggacttgatagcggtctttaaaatgatgagagggatagacagagttgacatggataagcttttcccattgagaatagggaagattcaagctgggatgtaatgataaaattgtacaaggcattggtgagaccatatctggagtatggtgtacgattttggtcgcccaattataggaaggatgtcaacaaaatagagagagtacagaggagatttattagaatgttgcctgggtttcaacaactaagttacagagataggttgaataagttaggtctttattctctggagcgcagaaggttaaggggggacttgatagaggtctttaaaatgatgagagggatagacagagttgatgtggccaagcttttccctttgagaatagggaagattcaaacaagaggacatgacttgagaattaagggacagaagtttaggggtaacatgagggggaacattctttactcagagagtggtagctgtgtggaatgagcttccagtggaagtgatggaggcaggtttgattttatcatttaaaaataaattggataggtatatggacgggaaaggaatggagggttatggggtgagtgcaggtagatgggactaggtgagagtaggtgttcggcacggactagaagggccgagatggcctgtttccgtgctgtaattgttatatggttagttactgcggtagagttgctgcctcggagtttgtacgccctccccgtgacctgcgtgggttttctccgggtgctccggtttcctcccacactccaaagacgtacaggtttgcaagttaattggctttggtgtaaatgtaaattgtccctagcgactTTACCAAGactattaacctagaaacctgcacgtctttggagtgtgtaggaggaaaccgaagatgtcggagaaaaacccacgcaggtcacggggagaacacaaaactccatacagacagcacccgtagtcgggatcgaacccgggtctgtggcgctgtgaggcagcaactctaccgctgcaccactgtgaccacCCCTCAGGTTTGGCCCTCTCAGGAACTCAATGAAGTTTTCGAACAGCTGTCGAGGTACCTGCCTACAACTAatttggtggggggtgggggaagtgtGGGGTGATACTGTCCACAAATAATTGCTGTTCGTGCTGTCTGAGACGATGACTCTCTGACCGACAGCGCAGCGGGTGCAGATGACCGAAAGCccatcaaaatgtacattatatcTGAGTGAAAGTGCAAaacgtgctggggtaactcagcgggccaggcagtatctctggagaatgtggataggtggcgcagcggtagagttgctgccttacagtgctagacagCAGGTTTCGATcgcgactactggtgctgtctgtacggagtttgtacgttctccccgtgaccagcgtgggttttctacgagatcttcggtttcctcccacactccaaagatgtacaggtttgtaggttaataggcttggtatgaatgtaaaaattgtccctggtatgtgtgggatagtgttagtgtgcggggatcgctggtcggcacggacccatgggccgaagggcctgtttccgcactgtatcaaaaaaacaaaaaggtgaCTTTTTCTGATCGGGACTTCTTCTTCAGACGTAACCATGTTCGGCAGAGACGCCATTCATaagttcaaaagtgataggagcagaattaggccattcggcccatcatgtagtgattcccctactgtgggcaaccCGCCACACTTACCCATTGAAATTTCACTCACCCTCATCCAGAACCCTGATTGTAGTCTCAGCATCTCGTCGTACAGCCCGACCAAGTGTATGAAGGTCTTGTCTTCATAGTGGAAGCGTCTGCCGAAGATGACCATGCACGTGACATTGGAAACGGCGCTAGTGATAACAGGGCGCGGGTCCACTGCTTGACCTGCACGAGAGCGGGATGTTGGTCGACTCCTAGTTTAGttcaatgtcacgtgtaccgtgtgtggcacagtggcgcagcaggtagaactgctgcctcacagcgccagagacccggcttcgatcctgaccacaggtgctgtctgtacggagtttgcacgttctccccgtgacctgcgtgggttttctccgggtgctccggtttctactttcgagactccaaagacgtacaggtttgtagggtaatgggctaatggtataattgtaaatcgtgtgtgtgtgtgtgcgtgtgtgcgtgtgtgcgtgtgcgcgtgtgtgcgtgtgtgtgtgtgtgcgtgcgcgtgtgtgtgcgtgtgtgcgtgtgcgtgtgcgagtgtgcgcgtgtgtgtgtgcgtgtgtgtgcgtatgtgcgtgtgtgcgcgtgtgtgtgtgcgtgtgtgtgtgtgtgcgtgcgcgtg
This genomic window from Leucoraja erinacea ecotype New England chromosome 37, Leri_hhj_1, whole genome shotgun sequence contains:
- the LOC129713934 gene encoding cytochrome P450 2D6-like, with the protein product MAGLRWPDAQELLVLLLGLLLVCYLIRARMSNKLPPGPSAWSLLANLFSSDRKPPHIQLEQYRKRYGDVMTLYILWMPIILLSGFQTIQEALIQYSKEFAGRPRTCINDLLTKCQGIIFAPYGRSWKQQRRFTLTILRSFGLGTIAFEEKILEEAKYLIDTLKASLEGQAVDPRPVITSAVSNVTCMVIFGRRFHYEDKTFIHLVGLYDEMLRLQSGFWMRICSVFPIILYLPGPQRRIFENQAAILTILRGFIEQHRETLSGETIRDFIDAYLLEMEKERDGSPDSMLTEGNLLYDIHDLFLGGTETTTTTLYWGLLYMMAYPDIQVKCQKEIDEVIGRSRRPSMEDGSDMPYVSAVIHEVQRYANILPVSVARAMTQDTTFMGHTIKKDTLVLINLYSALTDEGQWKHPHQFNPENFLNDSGEFFKPDAFIPFSMGIRACLGERLAKMELFLLFTSLLQHLEFHWPHATTPPNLEGLYKIMVEPQPYEMLVRRRETVGDL